TAAATAAATGAGAGCGCAATGGCGAAAGAAGAGCTTTTAGAATTCTCCGGTATCGTTAAGGAACTTCTCCCTAACGCGATGTTCCGCGTCGAATTGGATAACGGCCACGAAGTGCTTGCCCATACGGCTGGCAAGATGCGGAAGTTTCGTATTCGCGTGCTCGCCGGTGACAGGGTCAACGTGGAAATGACCCCGTACGACTTGTCCAAGGGTCGGATCACCTTCCGTTTCAAATAATCTGGTTTTCGGGGGTCATGTGCGATGACAGTTTCCGAAAAAGAAATGCCCCGTTTGATACTGGCATCAAGCTCGCCCAGGCGCGTTGACTTGCTTGCCCA
The DNA window shown above is from Rhodospirillaceae bacterium and carries:
- the infA gene encoding translation initiation factor IF-1, yielding MAKEELLEFSGIVKELLPNAMFRVELDNGHEVLAHTAGKMRKFRIRVLAGDRVNVEMTPYDLSKGRITFRFK